From Pseudanabaena sp. PCC 6802, one genomic window encodes:
- a CDS encoding peptidoglycan DD-metalloendopeptidase family protein produces the protein MVANIAFGLASIVANSYLLSPAAMGATGSSGLVPDRKPDAKLELKPALKPNLKLDSKAKPSANPDTTPADSSPDDKSSLCGTPIMDGLKQHKVKKGETLAAIAKQYKLTTATIMGLNPSTRDGTVSPGEILTIPPSNGISYRFGNEETYKSLAKKFNVRADVLFEQNGCQSRPKVVFVPGAVWKPNPVIPKLPAFATLASAPSQPAIIFNSGGYPLPYAVPVTSGYGWRINPVTGESAFHSGIDLGAPMGTPVLAAKSGTVQFAGWSGGYGNLIEIGHDNMGTRYAHLSAIYVNPGQRVAKGQQIGLVGSTGRSTGPHLHFEIMVPSAEGWATLDPAPYLNRIAAVFSQFIPIS, from the coding sequence TTGGTTGCGAATATTGCCTTTGGGCTGGCGAGTATTGTTGCCAACTCCTATTTACTGTCACCTGCAGCGATGGGAGCTACTGGCAGTTCGGGTTTAGTACCAGATCGAAAGCCAGACGCAAAGCTCGAACTCAAGCCCGCTCTAAAGCCTAATTTAAAACTAGATTCCAAAGCAAAGCCAAGCGCAAATCCAGATACGACACCAGCCGATTCCAGCCCAGATGATAAATCCTCTTTGTGCGGCACCCCAATCATGGACGGTCTCAAGCAGCATAAGGTAAAAAAAGGGGAAACTCTGGCAGCGATCGCCAAACAATACAAGCTCACCACCGCCACGATTATGGGGCTGAATCCCAGTACCCGCGACGGCACGGTTTCACCGGGGGAAATTCTGACGATCCCACCTAGCAATGGCATTTCTTATCGGTTTGGTAACGAGGAAACCTACAAGTCACTTGCTAAGAAATTTAACGTAAGAGCCGATGTCCTATTCGAGCAGAATGGCTGTCAGTCTCGCCCCAAGGTGGTGTTTGTCCCAGGCGCAGTTTGGAAACCCAATCCGGTTATTCCCAAACTACCAGCCTTTGCTACGCTAGCCTCCGCCCCGTCGCAACCAGCTATTATTTTCAACTCCGGCGGCTATCCTCTCCCCTATGCCGTCCCCGTCACGTCTGGCTATGGCTGGCGCATCAACCCCGTCACCGGAGAGTCGGCGTTTCACAGCGGCATAGACCTGGGCGCGCCCATGGGTACGCCTGTCCTGGCAGCAAAATCCGGTACCGTGCAGTTTGCAGGATGGTCGGGCGGTTACGGTAATTTGATCGAGATCGGTCACGACAATATGGGTACTCGTTATGCCCATTTGTCTGCAATCTATGTTAACCCCGGACAGCGCGTTGCCAAGGGACAGCAGATCGGTCTTGTAGGCTCCACCGGGCGATCGACTGGGCCGCACTTACACTTTGAGATTATGGTACCTTCAGCCGAAGGTTGGGCAACCCTCGATCCCGCCCCATACTTGAATCGCATTGCCGCTGTATTCAGCCAATTTATACCTATTTCTTAG
- a CDS encoding VOC family protein, with translation MTKILFHLAFPVTDIASTKAFYVDGLGCLAGRESDNSIILSLYGHQLVAHVVDGELEPQPGIYPRHFGLVFECESSWMALLEKVQEKRLKFYQSPKVRFADTPLEHRTFFLSDYSGNILEFKHYRFESAIFGETSYNQIGDVISISKKQKHLVRKE, from the coding sequence ATGACTAAAATACTGTTTCACTTGGCATTCCCTGTTACTGATATTGCCAGCACTAAGGCTTTCTATGTAGATGGTCTGGGTTGCTTGGCAGGAAGAGAGTCCGACAATTCAATTATTCTGAGTTTGTACGGCCATCAGTTAGTAGCTCATGTAGTGGATGGGGAATTAGAGCCGCAGCCCGGCATTTACCCCCGCCATTTTGGTTTAGTGTTTGAGTGTGAAAGTAGTTGGATGGCTTTGTTAGAGAAAGTACAGGAAAAGCGGCTGAAGTTTTATCAATCACCTAAGGTGCGCTTTGCCGATACGCCTTTAGAACACCGCACTTTTTTCCTGTCCGACTATTCCGGTAATATCCTAGAGTTCAAGCACTATCGCTTTGAGTCGGCGATTTTCGGGGAGACCAGCTACAACCAAATCGGTGATGTTATTTCCATCAGTAAAAAGCAGAAGCATTTAGTACGTAAAGAATAG
- the purF gene encoding amidophosphoribosyltransferase: MPSGSRLDFDDLPDSPEEACGVFGILAPNEDVAKLAYFGLFALQHRGQESAGITTFKLGERDSHTYKDMGLVSQVFDEKILSQLSGQFAIGHTRYSTTGSSKINNAQPIVVPTRLGDFALAHNGNLVNTTELRAELLARGHVLESTSDSEGIAFAVAEAVNEGKDWIAGIIAAMHRCQGAFSLVMGTPQGIAAVRDGSGLRPLVIGQIPDSGSYVLASETCGLDIIGADFLRDVEPGELVWLDATGISSHRWLARPAPKLCVFEMIYFARPDSIMHHDSLYSYRKRLGHLLAEEAAVEADLVIGVPDSGIPAAIGFSQTSGIPYAEGLIKNRYVGRTFIQPTQAMRESGIRMKLNPLRDVLQDKRIVVIDDSIVRGTTSRKMVQALREAGAREVHMRISSPPVTHPCFYGIDTDSQDHLIAATKSVSAIAEIIGVDTLAYLSRESMLKATNADPSHFCTACFTGDYPIAIPDKLKHSKLILEKQHHD, encoded by the coding sequence ATGCCTTCAGGATCGCGTCTAGATTTTGATGACTTACCAGATTCCCCGGAGGAAGCATGTGGTGTATTTGGCATTTTGGCACCAAATGAAGATGTTGCCAAACTCGCTTATTTCGGGCTTTTTGCTTTGCAGCATCGCGGTCAAGAATCGGCTGGTATTACTACATTTAAGTTAGGCGAGCGAGATTCGCACACCTACAAAGACATGGGGTTAGTTTCACAGGTCTTTGACGAGAAAATTTTAAGTCAACTATCAGGACAATTTGCCATTGGGCATACCCGTTACTCTACTACGGGTTCTAGCAAAATTAATAACGCGCAGCCAATTGTAGTCCCAACCAGATTGGGAGACTTTGCACTTGCCCACAATGGCAACCTGGTCAATACTACAGAGCTGCGAGCCGAGCTCCTAGCACGGGGACATGTCCTGGAGTCAACTTCTGATTCAGAAGGTATTGCCTTTGCGGTTGCCGAAGCAGTGAATGAAGGCAAAGATTGGATTGCAGGCATAATCGCAGCCATGCATCGCTGCCAAGGAGCATTTAGCTTAGTGATGGGCACGCCCCAAGGCATTGCAGCAGTAAGAGATGGTTCTGGCTTGCGCCCTTTAGTAATCGGTCAGATCCCCGATAGCGGCAGTTATGTCTTGGCATCTGAAACCTGTGGGTTAGACATTATTGGGGCAGATTTTCTGCGTGATGTAGAGCCGGGAGAGCTAGTTTGGCTTGATGCTACAGGTATCAGCTCGCATCGGTGGCTGGCTCGACCTGCTCCAAAGCTCTGCGTATTTGAAATGATTTACTTTGCCCGTCCCGATAGCATCATGCACCACGATAGTTTGTACAGTTATCGCAAGCGACTGGGGCATCTACTAGCAGAAGAAGCAGCCGTAGAAGCAGATCTAGTCATCGGTGTGCCGGATTCTGGTATTCCAGCAGCGATCGGTTTCTCGCAAACTTCTGGCATACCTTACGCTGAGGGATTGATCAAAAATCGCTATGTGGGACGTACGTTTATTCAGCCTACTCAGGCAATGCGCGAATCCGGGATTCGCATGAAGTTAAATCCGCTGCGCGATGTGTTGCAGGATAAGCGTATAGTTGTAATTGATGATTCGATCGTGCGCGGTACCACTAGTCGTAAAATGGTACAAGCATTACGTGAGGCAGGCGCAAGAGAAGTACATATGCGTATTTCTTCTCCACCAGTCACGCATCCCTGTTTCTATGGTATTGATACGGATTCCCAAGATCATTTAATTGCTGCGACAAAGTCTGTCAGCGCGATCGCTGAAATTATTGGCGTAGACACGCTTGCCTATCTCAGCCGGGAATCCATGCTGAAAGCCACAAATGCAGATCCTAGCCATTTCTGTACGGCTTGCTTTACTGGAGATTACCCGATCGCCATTCCCGATAAGCTCAAGCACTCGAAACTAATCCTTGAAAAGCAGCACCATGACTAA
- the glpX gene encoding class II fructose-bisphosphatase, translating to MDSTISLEIIEVVEQAAIASARWMGKGEKNTADQVAVEAMRDRMNKIHMRGRIVIGEGERDDAPMLYIGEEVGICTQPNAAELCTIDELQEIDIAVDPCEGTNLVAYGQNGSMAVLAISEKGGLFAAPDFYMNKLAAPPAAAGHVDIRKTPTENLKILAECLDRSIEELVVVVMDRERHKGLISEIRAAGARVRLISDGDVSAAISCAFGGTNIHALMGIGAAPEGVISAAALRCMGGHFQGQLIYDPAVVKTGLIGESKEGNIERLKSMGINDPDKVYNANELASGREVLFAASGITTGTLMEGVRFFNGGARTESLVISSQTKTARFVDTIHMTGDKPRAVSLY from the coding sequence ATGGACAGTACAATCAGCCTTGAAATTATCGAGGTCGTAGAGCAAGCAGCGATCGCATCAGCGCGCTGGATGGGTAAAGGAGAGAAAAATACCGCTGACCAGGTGGCAGTGGAAGCTATGCGCGATCGCATGAACAAAATTCACATGCGTGGAAGAATTGTCATTGGTGAAGGGGAGCGAGACGACGCACCCATGCTCTACATTGGTGAAGAAGTGGGGATCTGCACCCAGCCTAACGCCGCAGAGTTATGCACCATTGACGAACTCCAGGAAATTGATATTGCCGTAGACCCTTGTGAAGGCACTAACCTGGTTGCCTACGGTCAAAACGGCTCGATGGCAGTGCTGGCCATCTCTGAAAAGGGTGGCTTATTCGCAGCACCAGATTTTTACATGAACAAACTTGCTGCCCCTCCCGCCGCTGCTGGGCATGTAGATATTCGCAAAACCCCCACGGAAAACCTCAAGATTCTGGCTGAATGCTTGGATCGTTCGATTGAGGAATTAGTGGTAGTTGTGATGGATCGCGAACGTCACAAGGGCTTGATTTCAGAAATTCGTGCGGCTGGAGCCAGAGTCAGACTAATCAGCGATGGTGATGTTTCGGCAGCGATTTCCTGTGCTTTTGGCGGGACGAACATCCACGCTCTCATGGGTATTGGTGCTGCACCAGAGGGCGTGATTTCTGCGGCGGCGCTGCGTTGTATGGGTGGGCACTTCCAAGGCCAGCTTATTTACGATCCTGCGGTCGTCAAAACTGGTTTGATTGGCGAAAGCAAAGAAGGTAACATCGAGCGCCTGAAGTCAATGGGTATTAACGATCCAGATAAGGTCTACAATGCTAACGAGCTAGCTTCAGGTAGAGAGGTTTTATTTGCTGCTAGTGGCATTACCACTGGCACTCTGATGGAGGGCGTACGCTTCTTTAACGGTGGTGCCCGCACTGAGTCTTTAGTTATCTCTAGCCAGACAAAAACCGCTAGATTTGTTGATACGATTCATATGACTGGAGACAAACCACGGGCGGTCAGTCTGTACTAA